GGAAGTACGGCGATTCCTTGAAGGCGTGCCACTTGTCGCGCGGGGTGGAGGGCCGGCCGTGGGCGCCGTGCGGGGCGCGGCGGCCGGGCGCGGGGGTGGCTCCCCCGCCGTCGTCGACGGCGGCTCCCCCTGCGCCGTCGGGGGTGGGTCCCCCGCCGCCGTCGGGAGTGGCTCGCCCGCCGTCGTCGGCGCCCTCCGGCGGTGTGCGTTCTCCGCTCACGCGTCGGTCTCCGGTTCGTCGTCGTGCCGGGCGCGGCTGGGCTGCACGCGCTTGGGCTCGCCGGGCATCTTGGGGTACTCCGGCGGATAGGGCAGGTCGCCGTGGCCGTGTTCCCGCTCGTCGCGCGCGGCGAGTTCCAGCAGCAGGTCGAGGCGGAATGCGTGCTGGTCCATGTCGGCGTGGACGTCGCCCACCTTCGCGTACCGCTGGGGCATGGTCCTGATGTCGAAGTCCCGGGGCTCGGCGTCGTCGATCTCCTCCCAGCGCAGTGGGGCGGAGACGGGCGCGTGCGGGAAGGGGCGTACGGAGTAGGCGGAGGCGATGGTCCGGTCGCGGGCGGTCTGGTTGTAGTCGACGAAGATCCGCTCGCCGCGTTCCTCCTTCCACCAGGCGGTGGTGACCCGGTCCGGCATCCGTCTCTCCAGTTCCCGCCCCACCGCGATGGCGGACCGGCGGACCTCGGTGAAGGTCCACTCGGGGACCAGCGGCACGAAGACGTGGATGCCACGACCGCCGGAGGTCTTGGGCCAGCCGCGCAGCCCGTGCTCCTCCAGGACGACGCGGAGTTCGTGGGCTGCTTCCACGGCGTCGGCGTAGTCGGTGCCGGGCTGCGGGTCGAGGTCGATGCGCAGCTCGTCGGGGTGGTCGGTGTCGGTGTTCCGTACCGGCCAGGGGTGGAAGGTCAGGGTGCCGAGGTTGGCCGCCCAGAGGACCGCGGCGAGTCCGGCGGGGCAGATCTCGTCGGCGTGCCGGCCGCTGGGGAAGGAGATGCGAGTGGTCGGAATCCAGTCGGGCACGTTCTTCGGCGCCCGCTTCTGGTAGAAGAACTCGCCTTCCACCCCGTCCACGAAGCGCTGGAGGGTGGTGGGCCGGTCGCGCAGCGCGCGGGTGATGCCGTCGCCCACCGCGAGGAAGTACTCCGCCACGTCCCTCTTGGTGTAGCCCTTCTCCGGGAAGTACACCTTGTCGGGGTTGGACAGCCGCACCGGCCGTCCGTCCACGTCGAGTTCCACCGCAGCTCCCATGTCGGCCACCGTAGGCGGGGTACGCAAATGCCGCACATCGAATGACGGGCGGTGGAGTTCCGCGCAGAATCGGACCATGGACCTGCCGGTGATGCCTCCCGTGAAACCGATGCTCGCCAAGTCCGTCCGGGCGATCCCGCCCGGCATGCAGTACGAGGCGAAGTGGGACGGCTTCCGGGCGATCGTGCACCGCGACGGCGACGAGGTGGTGATCGGCAGCCGTACCGGCAAGCCGCTGACCCGCTACTTCCCGGAGCTGGTCCCGGCGGTCCTGGAGTCGCTGCCGCCGCGCTGCGTGATCGACGGGGAGATCGTCCTCGCGCACGGCGGGCGCCTCGACTTCGACCGGCTCAGCGAGCGCATCCACCCGGCCGAGTCCCGGGTGCGGACGCTCGCCGAGCGGACCCCCGCGTCGCTGGTCGCCTTCGACGTACTGGCCCTGGACGACCTGTCGTTGCTGGACACCCCGCAGGCCGACCGGCGCACGGTACTGGAGGCGGCGCTCGCCGGCGCGGTGCCACCGGTCCACCTCGCCCCTGCCACCACGGACCGGGAGGTCGCGCGGCGGTGGTTCGACCGGTACGAGGGCGCGGGTCTGGACGGTATCGTCGCCAAACCGCTCGACCTGTCCTACCGGCCGGACACCCGCGCCATGTTCAAGATCAAGCACGAGCGGACCGCCGATTGCGTGGTGGCCGGCTACCGGGAGCACAAGAGCGGCCCGGTCGTGGGTTCGCTCCTGCTGGGGCTGTACGACGACGCGGGCGCACTCCAGCACGTCGGCGTCTGCGCCTCCTTCCCGATGAAACGCAGGGCCGAACTGGCCGAGGAACTGGCGCCGTTGCGGACCAGCGCCGCCGAACACCCCTGGGGCGCCTGGGCGAACGCCGAGGCGCACGAAGGAGCCCGGCTGCCCGGGGCGCCGAGCCGCTGGTCGGGGAAGAAGGACATGTCGTGGGTGCCGCTGCGTCCGGAGCGGGTCTGCGAGGTGAGTTACGACCACATGGAGGGCGACCGGTTCCGGCACACCACGCAGTTCCGCCGCTGGCGCCCGGACCGCACCCCTTCCGGCTGCACCTACGGACAGTTGGAGGAAGTGGTGCGGTACGACCTCTCCGAGGTGCTGTCGGGGACCGCGTGAGCGTGCGCGCGGGCCCGAGCTCGACGCGATCCCGCGTTCGTCGACCGACCTCTGACTCCCCACAGGCGCCTGGTCGTTGCCGGGCGGAAAGAGCTCTCGGACCTTGTCGGCGGCACGGTAGTCGTCCGGCACCCCCTGGACCGACGCGACCTTCCAGGTCGCGTGTTCGGTGCGGAGCGGCAGGATCTCCTGGTAGCCGATCACGTAATCCGCGGGACGCCGTCGTCATGCCGGCACCTTGTCCAGGAATCCGCGGACGTCCTGGATCTTGCCGAGCGCACCCACGACCGATGCCACCAGGCGCTCGCCACGGAGATCGCCGGGTTCCTCGACGGAACCGGCGCCGCCACCCCGTCCACGGGACCGGTGGTCACGCTCGCCATCGACGTGGAAGGGACCCCGCTCCGGTTCTTCGGCACCTCGGCCACTCTCGGCACGGCGACCGACGCCGCCCTGGAAGGGCTGCACCTGGAGACGTTCCTGCCGGCCGACGAGGAAACGCGACGCCACTTCATGTGCTCCCCGCGCGCGGGGATGGTCCCATGCGGCTCGACCGTGCTCCCCGCGCGCGGGGATGGTCCCATGCGGCTCGACCGTGCTCTCCGCGCGCGGGGACGCCCCCCCAGGGCCAAGGGCGTAGGTACCTCGATGAAGCGGGGCCGCTACTCCGCCGTGCCTGCGGCCGGGTCGGTGCACGGGGCGTCGGTGGCCTCCGGGTCGGTGGCCGGGACCGTGCACGTGGGCTCCGGGTCGGTGGTGGCCGGGTCCGTGGGTTCCGTCGTGGCCGGGTCCGTGGGTTCCGTCGTGGCCGGGTCCGTCGGGTCGGGCGTGCCGGTGTCGGTCGGGTCCGGGTCGGGGGTGGTGCCCGGGTCGGGAGTCGTACCCGGATCGGGTGTGGTGCCCGGGTCCGGAGTCGTACCCGGGTCGGGTGTGGTGCTCGGGTCGGGGGTGGTGCCCGGGTCCGGAGTCGTGCCGGGATCGGGGGTCGTGCTCGGGTCCGGGGTTCCGGACGGGGCGGGGGTGGGCGAGGTGGGCGGGCGGGGGGTGCCGGAGGGCTGGGGGCCGATGATGATGCTGCCGGGGCCCCCGACCGGGGCGGACGGTTCGCTCGGGCCGCCCGCTCCGGGGCTGGTGGGCAGG
The DNA window shown above is from Streptomyces sp. NBC_00247 and carries:
- the ligD gene encoding non-homologous end-joining DNA ligase — encoded protein: MGAAVELDVDGRPVRLSNPDKVYFPEKGYTKRDVAEYFLAVGDGITRALRDRPTTLQRFVDGVEGEFFYQKRAPKNVPDWIPTTRISFPSGRHADEICPAGLAAVLWAANLGTLTFHPWPVRNTDTDHPDELRIDLDPQPGTDYADAVEAAHELRVVLEEHGLRGWPKTSGGRGIHVFVPLVPEWTFTEVRRSAIAVGRELERRMPDRVTTAWWKEERGERIFVDYNQTARDRTIASAYSVRPFPHAPVSAPLRWEEIDDAEPRDFDIRTMPQRYAKVGDVHADMDQHAFRLDLLLELAARDEREHGHGDLPYPPEYPKMPGEPKRVQPSRARHDDEPETDA
- a CDS encoding ATP-dependent DNA ligase — translated: MDLPVMPPVKPMLAKSVRAIPPGMQYEAKWDGFRAIVHRDGDEVVIGSRTGKPLTRYFPELVPAVLESLPPRCVIDGEIVLAHGGRLDFDRLSERIHPAESRVRTLAERTPASLVAFDVLALDDLSLLDTPQADRRTVLEAALAGAVPPVHLAPATTDREVARRWFDRYEGAGLDGIVAKPLDLSYRPDTRAMFKIKHERTADCVVAGYREHKSGPVVGSLLLGLYDDAGALQHVGVCASFPMKRRAELAEELAPLRTSAAEHPWGAWANAEAHEGARLPGAPSRWSGKKDMSWVPLRPERVCEVSYDHMEGDRFRHTTQFRRWRPDRTPSGCTYGQLEEVVRYDLSEVLSGTA